The following coding sequences lie in one Synechococcus sp. PCC 7336 genomic window:
- a CDS encoding Uma2 family endonuclease, which produces MTAAKPSLPQYQRNPLPSMYDLPSEDSAEPGLPDEFHNLQPQLLSATLRLSQYAPDNRFTGTDLNLYYDIHHPLWHKRPDWFLVLGVPRLYGGADLRLSYVIWQERVSPSVVVELLSPGTEREDLGATERQADRPPTKWEVYEQILKVPYYVVFDRYTDQLRAFELVGGSYRPLEIAERRLWIPALDLGLGVWQGEYEGIERAWLRWYSSAGDWIPTDTETAAWERQRAEQQQQRAEQQQQRAEQQQQRAEQQQQRAEQQQQRAEQAESLLEQERQDKENLLAYLRSLGVDPDELERGRP; this is translated from the coding sequence ATGACCGCCGCCAAACCTTCCCTGCCGCAGTACCAGCGAAACCCCCTGCCCAGCATGTACGATCTTCCCAGCGAAGATTCCGCAGAACCCGGTTTGCCTGACGAATTTCACAACCTGCAACCCCAGCTTTTGAGTGCCACCCTGCGCCTCTCCCAATACGCACCAGACAACCGCTTTACCGGCACGGACCTCAACCTCTATTACGACATCCACCATCCCCTCTGGCACAAGCGACCCGACTGGTTTTTGGTCTTGGGCGTCCCCCGCCTGTATGGCGGAGCTGACCTGCGACTGAGCTATGTCATTTGGCAGGAAAGGGTGAGTCCCTCTGTGGTGGTCGAACTGCTATCCCCCGGCACGGAGCGGGAAGATTTGGGTGCAACCGAGCGTCAGGCCGACCGTCCTCCCACCAAGTGGGAGGTGTACGAACAAATCCTAAAAGTGCCCTACTACGTGGTGTTCGATCGCTATACGGACCAGTTGAGAGCGTTCGAGTTAGTGGGGGGAAGCTATCGGCCATTGGAGATCGCGGAACGGCGACTCTGGATACCAGCACTGGACTTGGGGCTGGGGGTTTGGCAGGGGGAATACGAGGGAATCGAGCGGGCTTGGTTGCGCTGGTACAGCAGTGCTGGGGATTGGATTCCCACCGATACGGAGACGGCGGCTTGGGAGCGTCAGCGGGCCGAGCAGCAGCAACAGCGGGCCGAGCAGCAGCAACAGCGGGCCGAGCAGCAGCAACAGCGGGCCGAGCAGCAGCAACAGCGGGCCGAGCAGCAGCAACAGCGGGCCGAACAAGCAGAGTCGTTGCTGGAGCAAGAGCGTCAGGATAAAGAGAACTTGTTGGCCTACCTCCGCTCTTTGGGGGTGGATCCCGACGAGCTGGAGCGAGGTCGGCCTTAG